In Candidatus Dependentiae bacterium, a genomic segment contains:
- the rpsB gene encoding 30S ribosomal protein S2 produces the protein MVDLKDLLKAGVHFGHKTSRWSPKMKPFIWGSKNKIHLIDIAKTAFLMERAGKYLQNCAAEGKSILFVGTKKSAQKAIATIAKEINSPFVINRWVGGTLTNFDQVKKAITRLLHLQDIIKKPTDYYKKKELSLIQKEVERLEKNIGGILDLRFPPAALVLVDAKKELSALREAVNAKIPVIALVDTNTNPDGINFVIPANDDSSRSIEFILQYLAEFVKNGQKLHNEKKTAAKVDKKDLIQKAKTAAQETLTSNTPEVVDYSAIEAEDEDLGGDKAIAKKITQKIPSVAKDVPIKKPVARRPLKK, from the coding sequence ATGGTAGACTTAAAAGATCTGTTGAAAGCCGGAGTTCATTTTGGACACAAAACATCACGCTGGTCTCCTAAAATGAAACCATTTATTTGGGGCTCTAAAAATAAAATACACTTAATAGATATAGCAAAAACTGCTTTTTTAATGGAACGAGCCGGTAAATACTTACAAAATTGTGCCGCAGAAGGTAAATCAATATTGTTTGTTGGTACAAAAAAATCTGCTCAAAAAGCCATTGCTACAATAGCAAAAGAAATTAATTCTCCTTTCGTGATTAATAGATGGGTTGGCGGAACCTTGACAAACTTTGATCAAGTCAAAAAAGCAATAACAAGATTGTTGCACTTACAAGATATAATTAAAAAGCCTACAGATTATTATAAGAAAAAAGAATTAAGTTTAATCCAAAAAGAAGTTGAACGTTTAGAAAAAAATATTGGCGGAATTCTTGATTTAAGATTCCCACCGGCAGCACTTGTCTTGGTTGATGCTAAAAAAGAATTATCTGCGCTAAGAGAAGCTGTAAACGCAAAAATTCCGGTAATCGCATTAGTCGATACAAACACGAATCCTGATGGAATAAATTTTGTAATTCCTGCAAACGATGATTCTTCAAGATCAATAGAATTTATATTGCAATATTTGGCTGAATTTGTAAAAAATGGCCAAAAACTCCATAACGAAAAGAAAACTGCGGCAAAAGTAGATAAAAAAGATTTAATTCAAAAAGCTAAAACTGCTGCACAAGAAACGTTAACTTCAAACACACCTGAAGTAGTAGATTATTCAGCAATTGAAGCCGAGGATGAAGATCTTGGCGGCGATAAAGCAATAGCAAAAAAAATTACTCAAAAAATCCCTTCTGTTGCAAAAGATGTACCAATTAAAAAACCTGTTGCTAGAAGACCTTTGAAAAAATAA